CATTGTTGGATTACACAACATTAGTGCACGAGGCTTCAAGTAATCATGCGACGCATCAGTTGGTGGCAGCTATAAATACCCGTACTGTCGGATACGCAAAGAAAACTGACTACTACGTAGACAAACTAGCTGAAGGTATAGCGAAGGTTGCAGCTACGTTTTGGCCGCACGACGTCATTATTCGGTTCTCTGATTTTAAGACCAATGAGTACCGCACGCTTCTTGGTGGCGAACGCTACGAGCCAGCCGAGGAGAATCCAATGCTGGGTTGGCGGGGCGCGTCCAGATACTACGATCCTAAGTTTACGAAAGCGTTTGGTTTAGAATGTCAGGCCTTAAAACGGGTTCGGAATGAATTAGGACTCACCAATGTTATTCCCATGGTGCCGTTCTGCCGTACGGTTGCGGAAGCAGAGCAAGTACTTGCCGTCATGGTCAAACATGGTCTAACAAAAGCAAAAGATAGAAGCCTGAAAATTTACATGATGTGTGAGATACCATCGAACGTGTTGCTCGCCGATACATTTCTAGATTACTTTGACGGCCTCTCAATTGGGTCAAATGATTTAACCCAATTAACGTTAGGGTTAGACAGAGATTCAGGAATTGTCGCTCACGTAGGGAACGAAAACGATCCAGCGGTCAAACAGCTGATTGCAAGCGTTATCGCCGTTTGCAAGAAGCGCGGGAAATACATTGGCATTTGTGGGCAGGCCCCATCGGACTATCCTGACTTTGCAGCCTTTTTGGTTGAGAAGGGAATAGACAGTATGTCACTTAATCCTGACGTGGTTGTAAAAACGATTGTTGCCGTCGCAAAGCAAGAGAAAAAAAGTAAGTAGTATGGCAACACGAATCGCCTTCTTTGACCTAGAGGGATGGGAAGATGAGGAAATTAAACAGCGTTTTTCCGATGCTGATCTGTTTCTCTCTCGAGAGACATTAAACGACGCAGCAGCACCAGCTCGTACCGATGCCGAAGTAATTTCCGTATTTGTCCGTTCGCGGATAACAGCACAGGTGCTTGAAAAGTTTCCAAACTTAAAATTGATTGTGACACGGTCAACAGGCTACGATCACGTTGACGCGGCGGCCTGCAGAGAGCGCAATGTCACCGTCGCGTACGTTCCTGGCTATGGCGACAACACTGTTGCCGAGTATGCGTTTGGACTACTGCTGGCACTTTCACGAAAAGTGTACGAGGCCGTTGATCGACTGAAAGAGGGTGGTCCTTTTTCACCAGACGGATTACGTGGCTTTGATTTAAAAGGAAAAGTTATCGGTGTTGTCGGTACGGGGAGAATAGGCAGAGAAGCCATTTCGATTGCTAAAGGCTTTGGTATGCAGGTCGTGGCGTATGATCCTTTTCCAGATGAAAAAATTACAGCCACGCTCGGTTTTACCTATGCTAGTCTCGAGTCGCTCCTGGCGACTGCTGATGTTGTAACACTTCATGCGCCATATATGCCCGAAACACATCACCTTTTGAATGCGGCTCGTATTGCATTGATGAAACCAAGCGCTGTTATTATTAATACCGCCCGTGGCGGCCTTATTGATACAACGGCTTTATTTGCGGCTTTAACCGAGAAGCGTTTAGGGGGTGCGGCGTTGGATGTTTTAGAGGCTGAGGGCGACATCAGCGATGAGGCCGCACTTATGCGACATGCTGATGCGACGCTGGAAGAATATAAAGTAGCTCTTGAGAATCAATCGCTCATGCGCATGTCAAACGTACTCATCAGTCCTCACAACGCTTTCAACACCATTGAGGCCATGCGGCGGATTTTGGAAACAACCTATACAGATATTGAGCAGTTTCTTCAGGGTAAGCCAATCAACATCATTCCCTCATGAAGATACTTGGGTTGACCGTTCGCTCAGAATTCGATTCGCGTGGCGAAGAAACGATCGCCGTGAGCGTTGTTGATGGCGAGAAGCATGTATCGGAAGCGTTTGTTCCTGCTGGTAAAAGTCGCGGCAGCGGCGAGGCAAGTGTTTTTTCACTCATTGACGCCAAGCGTTCCGTAACAGCACTGCAGCAGTCGCTGACGGGAAAATCATTTCAATCAATCAGTGAATTCGATTCGGTATTACTTGGTGTTGACGGTACTCAAGACAAAAATATTTTAGGGGGTAATGTGATGCTCGGTCTATCAACGGCCGTAGCTCGCGCGATTGCGACAACAGAAAAGCGTGAGTTGTGGGAACTCATGCGGAGTGAATTTTTTCCCCACGTGCAGGCTGTCCGCCCAAAAGTGTATGCCAACTTTATTAACGGCGGGGCGCACGCTGATAACGGTTTGGCCATTCAGGAGTACCACATTGTTGGTTCACCAATGACATCATACGAAGATTTGACAATTGAGCTCGTGCGATTTTATCGAGCTCTTGGTCTCGTTTTAGCAACGCAACCGGGTCCGGTACCTATTGGGGACGAGAGTGGTTATGCTACCCAGTTTTCTGATAGTTTACGACCGCTCAGTGTGCTTACACAGCTGCTCGCGGAAGCTGGGAGTGAGCGGTTTACTTTGGCAATTGATGCCGCTGCATCAAGCTTTTTTCGTGACGGCGTCTATGAAGTAGATGGTGACCAACTATCCACGAACGCTTTGGCCGAACTGTATGGTCGATTTTTGACTACCGCACCACTGCTCAAAAGTATCGAAGATCCTTTTGCCGAGCATGATGCTGATGGGTTTCGCGTTCTCCGAGACCGTCGTCCCGATTTGCAGGTAGTGGGGGATGATCTTACGGTCACAAACGCCGCCAAAATTGAAACGTTTGCCGCCAGCGGATGCATCAATGCCGTCATTATAAAACCAAATCAGGTTGGTACTGTGAGTGAGGCTTGTCAGGCTATTGTGGCAGCACGTCGGCATAAGGTGCAGGTAATCGTTTCGCATAGATCAGGAGAAACCGAAGACCCTTTTATTATCTCACTAGCAAAGGCGTGTGCGGCGGACGGGGTAAAAATTGGGGCACCAATGCATGAACGGATTTCAAAGTATAATGAGCTGATACGTCTGTTTGATGGTTTAACTTGACGACAGAAATGTCTTTGCTATCATTACTTTGTATGCAGAACAGTTTATACATCATGTCGCTGTCAATCGTCGTGAAGAACGTCGATTGTATTGTCGTGCTTAAGGACGGCGCTGTGGTGTAGGGGAAAGAACATTCAACAAACCCGAAACCACTCCGCCACAAGCGGGGTGGTTTCTTTATATCTGGAAACAGAAGGAGAAGTAACATGAAGAACGATGTGGTAGTTGAGGAGCAGGCTGATGCCTCGAAAGCGGTAGTGACCGGACCTTTCGGCGGGGGGTTTCAGTACCTACTGGCTTGCGACTTTCCTCCGGTGGACCACCGGCGGACCTATGGTCAGTATCGTCCTGACCAATTCGGGGATTGAGTCATGAAACGGTTTTTGTTGATCGAGGCATCCATTGACGAATTCGGGCAGCTCAGCCCAGAGTTCGTTCAGGATTGCGTCGATGGGTGGGGTAGCGGCGCAATCCAAATCCTGGTTGTCAGGCTTCAGGTTGAAGCTCGAAAACGTCGTGGCAACTTGGGGCTTGAAAAGATCGGCATCATCTACCGTAACTTTGCCCGTTTGCGACTTCTCGCAAGCCTGCGACGGCGAGCCGAAACGGGTGTTTCTTAGTAACGCAACCAAGAGGAGGTGTCACTCTAAACAAAGGCTTAGGGGTCGGTTTCGCAACGCGAACCGACCCCTTACTCGTGTTATACTTTTTTTATGGAAGAAATCCTAGCGGATTTAAATGATGCCCAAAAAGCCGCGGTAACGCACCCCTCTGGCCCGCAGCTTGTGCTGGCTGGGGCGGGTACTGGTAAAACAACGGTTATCACTCGGCGTTTGGCGTGGCTTATTCGTGAAGGCCAGGCAAAAACATCTGAAGTTTTGGCACTCACGTTCACCGATAAGGCGGCCGGAGAACTTGAGGAACGACTGGATAAACTTTTACCGTACGGCTATACCGACCTTTGGGTGTCAACGTTTCATGCGTTTGGTCAGCGACTCCTCGAGCGTCACGGTCTTGATATTGGCTTGCCACATTCATTTAAAGTGCTCTCTGAGACAGAGCAGTGGCTCTTGGTACGTCAAAATCTGGACCGCTTTGCTTTGTCGTATTACCGACCATTGGGTAACCCGACAAAGTTTATTCATGCGTTGGTACGGCACTTTTCAAGAATGAAAGATGAAGGTGTCCTGCCGTCTCAGTATGCTACGTATGCCGAGGATCTGCGGCTTGACAGTGACCAAGTGATTACTCGCCGCGCAAAACGAAAGAAATCTGTACCAGACGTTGACGAAGCAGCGCGACTAGAGGAAGTGGCTCATGCGTATACGGTGTATCAAACGTTACTGCGAGAGCAGAGCGCCCTTGATTTTGGCGATCTAATTTTGGAAGCAGTGCGGCTGCTTGAAACACGGCCAGATTTGCTAGCCTCATATCGTGCCATGTTTCGTCACGTACTCGTTGACGAGTTTCAAGATACAAACGCATCACAGTACCGTTTAGTGAAGTTATTGGCTGCCCCAAATAATAATCTCACCGTGGTGGGTGACGATGATCAAGCCATTTATCGTTTCCGTGGTGCGGCTATGAGTAATATTCTTCAATTCAGAAAAGAATACCCAACGGCAGTAACAACGGTATTGACCAAAAATTATCGTTCTAACCAAACAATTCTTGATGCTGCATATGCGTTTATTCAGCACAATAATCCAAATCGATTAGAGACTACTTTGACGGCTACTGACGGAGCACAGTTGTCGAAACAGCTACAGGCGGCTCGACCTGAAATTGGTGTTATTCGTCATCGCGCTGGTCAAACTGACCGTGACGAGCAAGAACTTATTATTCGGGATATTCGGGCGTTTAATGCTGGTGGTTCAGCGTGGGGGAGCATGGCTATTCTGGCTCGGTCAAACGAAGTGGCGAATGATTTTGCTGCCGCACTCGCTGCCGCTCATGTGCCACATCAATCGCACACGGCACGTGGTTTATATCGAACACCCTCGACCGTCGACGCACTTTCCTATTTAAAACTTCTTGATAATTACCATGAGAGTGTTTGTCTGTGGCGGGTGCTACTTCTGCCGTGCCTCGGTATGCCGCACGTGGACGCAGTAGCGGTTTCTCATTACAGCACTCGTAAATCGCTCTCTCTCTTTGAAGGCCTGCAAGACGTACGAGTTATTCCGAATATTAGTAAGGAGGGTTTACGCGTCGGGCAGCGAGTGCTTGACCTCATCGCAACGCACGCTGCGATGGCCAGAACGCGTCGGCCAAGCGAAGTTTTTGTTAGTGCATTTACCGACCTTGGCTATACTACGGCGGTTGAAAAAGAGGGGGACGCGATTGCTCGGCAAACATTTAGTCACCTCAATCAGTTTTACGAGCGAATACGACGGTGGGAGGCAACCCAAGACGACCCACGTTTGCGTGAATTTTTAGAGGTAGTTCGTTTTGAGGCCGACGCAGGAGAAACCGGCCCGTTGGCCTTTGATCCTGAAATTGGTCCTGATGCCGTTCAGGTGATGACCGTGCACGCTGCCAAGGGTCTTGAGTTTGACCATGTGTTTATCGTTGGGCTCGTTGACCGGCGTTTTCCTGCAATTTCGCGCCCTGACCCGGTTCCCTTGCCGAAGGCGCTCCTTCATCTGACGACACAAGAAACAGGTGATAGTCATGTAGAAGAAGAACGTCGACTTTTTTATGTAGCGCTTACCAGAGCACGGCATACCGTAACCGTGTCCTCGTTTACAGATTTTGGTGGTGCGCGAGCCAAGAAGCCGTCTCGTTTTTTGTTGGAACTTGGCGTGCCCCTCGCCGAACCAGAAAGCGTGGCTGTCTCGCCGTTTGCGACAGGGAGAAATGACGTAACAACGCCACCGCCATATCTTTTTCCCGAACCAGTGCAAGAACATTTTAGCTATAGTGCGCTGAAAGCATTTGAAACATGCCCGCTGCAGTATCGGTATGCTCACGTGCTACGAGTACCAACGTGGGGTCGACACACGTTTAGTTTTGGAAAATCTTTACATGCCACATTGGAGTTATTTTTTCAGGACGTAGCAGGCAGACAACAAAAGATACAGGCCGGGCTTTTTACTGGTGAAAAGCCGGCGTCCGTTACTGTGCCGTCACTCTCAGAGCTGCTCAAGCTCTATGAAGAAGCATGGATTGATGAATGGTATCCAGATAAAAAAATACGAAACGAGTACTATGCACAAGGACGACGTATGCTTCGCGCTTTCTATGCACGGCATCAAGCATCATGGCCAAACGTGCGAGCTGTTGAGCAACCATTCACCCTTCACCTAGATCAGTTTACGGTTCGGGGGAAAATTGACCGTATTGATGAGGTCGATGGCGGCATCGCTATCGTTGATTACAAGACGGGCAAAGTACCGTCAGAAAAAAACGTTGACCGTAATCAGCTGCTGATATATCAACTAGCAGCAGAACGGTTATGGAACGAACGGCCGATGCAATTAACGTTTTATTACTTAGAGACCGGTGAAACTATTTCCTTTCGAGCGACGCCTGGCGAAGTTGCGACTATAGAAGATACGTTACGAACGACCATTGCGGCGGTTCAACGTGGCTCGTTCCCTGCCACACCCTCGCAGCCGGTGTGTCGACAGTGTGATTTTCGTACTATTTGTCCATTTTCAAAAGCATAATATGTGGCAACCATTTGGAGAACTAATTGATCACGCCATGAATAGGGCCGGGGTAAAACGAACGGTGTCAGCGGCGGTTGTTGTTGACGCGGCGCAGCAGCTTATTCTTCAGGTTGTACCTGAGCTCCGTCCAACCGACTTTCAGGTGGTTTCATTCAAAGGCGGAACCATTACTATTACCGTGGCTAGCGCCATTGTGGCGAGTGAACTAGGCATACGAACAGAAGCGCTGCTTGATGCTCTCCGGCACGAGTTGCCAGAGAGCGGCATTATGCGTTTGTTGTTTCGTCCTATGAGCGCTGTCGATCGTACTGGTTTCCGTTGAGCTTCGCCACTCCTTCTGGTATGGTACATAGATACTTATGACTTTACGTCGCTACGCAGCATTGATGGGTTTCGGAACCATCCTGACCTGGTCGGCCTGGGTGCTGGTGCTTTCCCAGTTCGAGCCGAATAGTGCGGGTTGGCTTGGTTTTACAATGTTTTACGCTTCACTCTACTTGGCACTTGTTGGTACGTTTTCGCTTTTGGGATTAACGTTGCGAAGAATCATAAACCCGACTGAGTTGCCCTACCGGCACGTGGCCACGGCGTTTCGGCAGTCTTTTTCGTTCGCTTTTCTGGTTGTGGTAGCACTTTTTTTGCAGAGTCGAACGCTGCTTACTTGGTGGAACACCTTGTTTTTAGTAACAGCACTTACCTTTCTCGAGTTTGCTATTCTGGCAGTTCGGCGGCCGCAGCTATGAACAGTGTTTCTGAATTACTTAGTGCGGCTAGTCGTGAAATTGCTGCCGCGGGAACTGCCGAGGCCCTCGAAGCAGTCCGTCTGCAGTATCTGGGCCGAAAGGGTTTACTCACAGCAATTTTACGAACGCTGAAAGATTTGTCGGACGAGGAACGTCGGACTGTTGGTGCCTCAGCGAATGAAGCGCGCGAGCGAATAGAGTCGTTACTTAGTGAGCGGCAAGAAGTGGTTGCTCCAACCGTTGCGTGGTTCGACACAACAGTACCCGGTTCATCTCGCACCGTGGGGCATTTGCATCTGGTGACCGAAGCCATTCAGGACATTACGCAAATTTTTAGTGAGCTAGGATTTACGCGCGTACGACATCCAGAGGTGGAAAGTGATTGGTACGCTTTCGAGGCACTCAATATGCCGCCCGATCATCCAGCAAGAGATGAGTGGGAGACATTTTTTATGGCGCACGAGGCTCGTGGTGGTGAGCGATTTATATTAACGCCACACGCTACCTCTGGAACTGCGCGGGCAATTTCCACGGGACCGGTTCCTATTCGAGCGATTAACATTCAAAAGTGTTATCGAAGACAATCTGACGTGTCGCATACACCAATGTTCCATCAGTTTGACGGTGTGTATGTTGCTGAGGGAGTAACCGTTGGGCATCTTAAGGGAGTGCTGGAGTATTTTGTAAAAGCGTATTTTGGGCAGGATCGAGAAGTTCGACTGCGGCCGTTCCATTTTCGTTTTACCGAGCCCAGCTTCGAGGTAGATATTAGTTGTGGTGTTTGTAACGGCAAAGGGTGCCGATTATGCAAACAGGGTTGGGTAGAGCTCGGTGGCGCTGGTATGTTGCACCCAAATGTTTTGCGGGCAGCGAAGCTAAATCCAAATAAAGTAAGTGGCCTAGCCTTTGGTTGGGGGGTAGAGCGAACGCTGCTCATGCGCCAGGGACTTGGCATTCCAGATTTACGGTTGCTGTATGAGAATGACATTCGGTTTCTCAATCAATTTTAACTATGCAATTCCGACTTCCTATTGATTGGTTACGCTCGGTAATTTCTGTGAAGGAATCACCGAGTGAGTTGGCGGCATTACTGTCGGTTCACGGTCCTTCTGTCGATCGGATTATTTCTACGCAACACGAATTTACAAAAGTTATTATTGGCCACATACGCAGCATTGCGCCGCATCCGGATGCTGATCGTCTTCAGGTGGCAGAAGTCGAAATAGGGAAAGGAAAAATTGCTGAAATTGTGTGTGGGGCACCAAACATTGCTGTTGGGCAGAAAGTACCTGTTGCGCTTCCTGGGGCAACGTTACCCGGTGGCATGGTGATAGAGCGGCGTGCTGTGCGGGGTGTTGTGTCTGAGGGCATGCTGTGTTCGGCTCGAGAACTTGGCATTCACGATGATCATGTAGGGATTTTAATACTTAGCGCCGCAGCAATGGTCGGCAAATCGCTGACCGCCGAAGGAATCGAGAAAGATACTATTTTAGATATTGAACCAACCACCAATCGACCTGACGTGGCGTCTGTCATTGGCGTGGCGCGTGAATTGGCGGCCATTACGAATCGTCCACTTCGCTGGCGAGCGCCAAAACCATTAGTCACTGGCAAACGTTCTGGAGTAACCATTCAGATTGAAGACAAGGCGGGTTGTAAAAGGTTTATGGCGGTTTGCCTTAATAACGTTTCTGTTGGGCCGTCACCTTGGTGGCTGCAGGAACGATTGGTGCGCGCCGGTCTACGGCCTATTAACAATATTGTTGATGTCACTAATTACGTCATGCTCGAATTAGGGCACCCCCTACACGTTTTTGATGCTGCCGTTACCGGGTCCACGTTGATTGTTCGTCGGGCAAAGAAGAACGAGTCATTTCTTGCGCTTGATGGAAAGACGTATCAGTTGACCGCTCAAGATCTTGTTGTGGCAAATGAAGTTCGCGCACTGTCATTGGCCGGCGTCATGGGTGGGTCGGAGAGTGGCATCAAATCGGACACCGTGGACGTTATTTTAGAAGCAGCTACCTGGGAGCCGGTTGGCGTCCGACGAACGAGTCGGCAGCACCAACTATCTTCAGATGCGCAAAAACTTTTTGAGAAAGGACTTTCTTCTGAAGCGCCACCACTGGCTTTAGCACGGGCGGCGCAGCTTATCCAAGAGTTAGCCGGAGGTACCATTACTGTGGCGGCTGATTGGCGGCAGAAGACCTACCAATCTCGCTCCATAACGGTTACGACAGCTGCAGTGAGTCGGTTGCTTGGCATAGCACTTCCCATCGTTGTTATTCGTCGATACCTAACGCAACTGGGATTTACTGTTCGGGGCAATGGTCAAGTGCTTTCAGTGACGGTGCCGTATTGGCGTGATGGCGACGTTGTCGCGGCGGAAGACATTATTGAGGAAATCGCACGACTGCATGGCTACGATAAATTTAGTAGTCTGGTTCCAACGCCAGACGTAATGACCCGAGCGGACGGTCAAGTTTTTCAAAGAGAGCATGCGCTAAAGCAGTCATTAGTCGCACTGGGTTATACTGAAATTTATTCTTACGCACTCGTTAGTGAAGCGTTAGTCCGTGCTGCTGGTGAACAGCCGTTGCATGCTCTGGCGGTTGCAAATCCATTGAACAGTGACCTCACCTATTTACGTCCGAATCTATTACCCTCGCTACTAACCGTGCTGGAACGTAATGCGGCCTTTAGCGCATCACTACGACTGTTTGAGATGGCGAAGATTTATCTTCCCGGCAGCGGCAAAAAGGGGATTGATGCCTACCGCACTGAGTCATTGCGGTGTGCGGCTGTTCTGGTCGATACTGCACGCTCACCACAGGAACTCTTTCAGGAGGCGAAAGGTGTTCTTGAAAGTCTCGTACATGAGGCGGGTTTGCCGCTGGAGGATGCTCAATGGCAGAACGGCGCTCCAGACCCATTTTTGGGAAGTCGCAGTGTTACCCTTCGGATAGCGGATCGTACTGTTGGGTCAGTGGGCATTCTTGACTCGGCGTTTACTAAAATAGTTGGTTTATCTGGAACAGTAGCCGCGGTAGATGCTGACGCCACATTTTTGAGTGCTACTGTTGCGAGGCGGCCGTACCAAGCAATCGCAAAATTCCCTGTGGTGAAACGTGACATTAGTCTTGTTGTACCTCAAAACGTTCGCTATACTGACGTTGTTGCCGCTATGCAGAAGGCTTCACCGTTACTCGTTAGTATTGATCTTTTTGATACGTACACTGGTCTTCAAATTGGCGAAGGTATGACGAGTTATAGTCTACATCTTACGTTTCGAGCTGCCGACAGAACACTTAGTGTCGACGAGGTCGCCGGAGCATGGTCGGCACTTGAGACAGCACTTAGTAATAGTAACGTTACGATTCGTTCGTAAATATGCTTTACACCAGTCAAGATCTCTTATTCGTTATCCTGGCGTTTTGTGCGCTTTGGTTAACTATATTACTTTCCTGGTCCCTTTATTACGTCGCGCTACTACTGCGTGGAGTTCATCAAACCTTCGAGGGCGCCCGTCAGCGTCTGCAAGCCGTTGATCGTTTTTTGAAATTAGTGAGCGAGAAGCTTGAGCATACCAGTGCGTCACTGCGCATACTGGTCGAAGGTGTCGGTTCGCTCGTCGGCTATTTGATTGAGCGAAAAACGGCCAAAGGGAGCGCACGGAGGAAGCCGCGTGATTAATGTGCGGTCAACGGCACTGTTCTTCAAGCCCCGCTATGCGGGGTTTGTTGCGTAAATGATATGCGGTTCGTTCATCTCCATACACACAGTCACTACAGCTTGCTCGATGGGCTACCAAAAATTCCTGATTTGGTAGCGCGCACCGCTGAACTCGGCATGGATGCGGTGGCATTAACCGATCACGGAGTGCTCTACGGCGTCATTGAATTTTATAAAGCTGCCTTGTCATTAGGCATCCGTCCGATAATTGGACTTGAAACCTATGTGGCCCCGAATCGACTTTTTGAAAAGCGTCCAAAGATTGACGATAGTCCGTTTCATCTCACACTGCTCACTGAAACAAATGAAGGATATCGAAATTTATTAAAATTGAGTACCGTCGCGCAGCTTGATGGTTTCTACTACCGTCCACGAGTGGATAAGCAATTACTGGAACGTCACGCTCGTGGTCTTATCGCACTGTCGGGCTGTTTGGGCGGCGAAGTTGCCCAAGCGTTATTGAAAGATGATTATGATGCAGCTCGCGCAGTTGCGCGACAGTATCGCGATATTTTTGGTGAACAAAACTATTTTC
Above is a genomic segment from Patescibacteria group bacterium containing:
- a CDS encoding putative PEP-binding protein produces the protein LLDYTTLVHEASSNHATHQLVAAINTRTVGYAKKTDYYVDKLAEGIAKVAATFWPHDVIIRFSDFKTNEYRTLLGGERYEPAEENPMLGWRGASRYYDPKFTKAFGLECQALKRVRNELGLTNVIPMVPFCRTVAEAEQVLAVMVKHGLTKAKDRSLKIYMMCEIPSNVLLADTFLDYFDGLSIGSNDLTQLTLGLDRDSGIVAHVGNENDPAVKQLIASVIAVCKKRGKYIGICGQAPSDYPDFAAFLVEKGIDSMSLNPDVVVKTIVAVAKQEKKSK
- a CDS encoding NAD(P)-dependent oxidoreductase, whose protein sequence is MATRIAFFDLEGWEDEEIKQRFSDADLFLSRETLNDAAAPARTDAEVISVFVRSRITAQVLEKFPNLKLIVTRSTGYDHVDAAACRERNVTVAYVPGYGDNTVAEYAFGLLLALSRKVYEAVDRLKEGGPFSPDGLRGFDLKGKVIGVVGTGRIGREAISIAKGFGMQVVAYDPFPDEKITATLGFTYASLESLLATADVVTLHAPYMPETHHLLNAARIALMKPSAVIINTARGGLIDTTALFAALTEKRLGGAALDVLEAEGDISDEAALMRHADATLEEYKVALENQSLMRMSNVLISPHNAFNTIEAMRRILETTYTDIEQFLQGKPINIIPS
- a CDS encoding ATP-dependent DNA helicase; this translates as MEEILADLNDAQKAAVTHPSGPQLVLAGAGTGKTTVITRRLAWLIREGQAKTSEVLALTFTDKAAGELEERLDKLLPYGYTDLWVSTFHAFGQRLLERHGLDIGLPHSFKVLSETEQWLLVRQNLDRFALSYYRPLGNPTKFIHALVRHFSRMKDEGVLPSQYATYAEDLRLDSDQVITRRAKRKKSVPDVDEAARLEEVAHAYTVYQTLLREQSALDFGDLILEAVRLLETRPDLLASYRAMFRHVLVDEFQDTNASQYRLVKLLAAPNNNLTVVGDDDQAIYRFRGAAMSNILQFRKEYPTAVTTVLTKNYRSNQTILDAAYAFIQHNNPNRLETTLTATDGAQLSKQLQAARPEIGVIRHRAGQTDRDEQELIIRDIRAFNAGGSAWGSMAILARSNEVANDFAAALAAAHVPHQSHTARGLYRTPSTVDALSYLKLLDNYHESVCLWRVLLLPCLGMPHVDAVAVSHYSTRKSLSLFEGLQDVRVIPNISKEGLRVGQRVLDLIATHAAMARTRRPSEVFVSAFTDLGYTTAVEKEGDAIARQTFSHLNQFYERIRRWEATQDDPRLREFLEVVRFEADAGETGPLAFDPEIGPDAVQVMTVHAAKGLEFDHVFIVGLVDRRFPAISRPDPVPLPKALLHLTTQETGDSHVEEERRLFYVALTRARHTVTVSSFTDFGGARAKKPSRFLLELGVPLAEPESVAVSPFATGRNDVTTPPPYLFPEPVQEHFSYSALKAFETCPLQYRYAHVLRVPTWGRHTFSFGKSLHATLELFFQDVAGRQQKIQAGLFTGEKPASVTVPSLSELLKLYEEAWIDEWYPDKKIRNEYYAQGRRMLRAFYARHQASWPNVRAVEQPFTLHLDQFTVRGKIDRIDEVDGGIAIVDYKTGKVPSEKNVDRNQLLIYQLAAERLWNERPMQLTFYYLETGETISFRATPGEVATIEDTLRTTIAAVQRGSFPATPSQPVCRQCDFRTICPFSKA
- a CDS encoding DciA family protein, with amino-acid sequence MWQPFGELIDHAMNRAGVKRTVSAAVVVDAAQQLILQVVPELRPTDFQVVSFKGGTITITVASAIVASELGIRTEALLDALRHELPESGIMRLLFRPMSAVDRTGFR
- a CDS encoding phenylalanine--tRNA ligase subunit alpha, whose amino-acid sequence is MNSVSELLSAASREIAAAGTAEALEAVRLQYLGRKGLLTAILRTLKDLSDEERRTVGASANEARERIESLLSERQEVVAPTVAWFDTTVPGSSRTVGHLHLVTEAIQDITQIFSELGFTRVRHPEVESDWYAFEALNMPPDHPARDEWETFFMAHEARGGERFILTPHATSGTARAISTGPVPIRAINIQKCYRRQSDVSHTPMFHQFDGVYVAEGVTVGHLKGVLEYFVKAYFGQDREVRLRPFHFRFTEPSFEVDISCGVCNGKGCRLCKQGWVELGGAGMLHPNVLRAAKLNPNKVSGLAFGWGVERTLLMRQGLGIPDLRLLYENDIRFLNQF
- the pheT gene encoding phenylalanine--tRNA ligase subunit beta, which translates into the protein MQFRLPIDWLRSVISVKESPSELAALLSVHGPSVDRIISTQHEFTKVIIGHIRSIAPHPDADRLQVAEVEIGKGKIAEIVCGAPNIAVGQKVPVALPGATLPGGMVIERRAVRGVVSEGMLCSARELGIHDDHVGILILSAAAMVGKSLTAEGIEKDTILDIEPTTNRPDVASVIGVARELAAITNRPLRWRAPKPLVTGKRSGVTIQIEDKAGCKRFMAVCLNNVSVGPSPWWLQERLVRAGLRPINNIVDVTNYVMLELGHPLHVFDAAVTGSTLIVRRAKKNESFLALDGKTYQLTAQDLVVANEVRALSLAGVMGGSESGIKSDTVDVILEAATWEPVGVRRTSRQHQLSSDAQKLFEKGLSSEAPPLALARAAQLIQELAGGTITVAADWRQKTYQSRSITVTTAAVSRLLGIALPIVVIRRYLTQLGFTVRGNGQVLSVTVPYWRDGDVVAAEDIIEEIARLHGYDKFSSLVPTPDVMTRADGQVFQREHALKQSLVALGYTEIYSYALVSEALVRAAGEQPLHALAVANPLNSDLTYLRPNLLPSLLTVLERNAAFSASLRLFEMAKIYLPGSGKKGIDAYRTESLRCAAVLVDTARSPQELFQEAKGVLESLVHEAGLPLEDAQWQNGAPDPFLGSRSVTLRIADRTVGSVGILDSAFTKIVGLSGTVAAVDADATFLSATVARRPYQAIAKFPVVKRDISLVVPQNVRYTDVVAAMQKASPLLVSIDLFDTYTGLQIGEGMTSYSLHLTFRAADRTLSVDEVAGAWSALETALSNSNVTIRS